The sequence below is a genomic window from Brachyhypopomus gauderio isolate BG-103 unplaced genomic scaffold, BGAUD_0.2 sc84, whole genome shotgun sequence.
GAAATTAATCTGAACTTCAAGATAGCTCACTCTACAACTGTTGCTGAGAAAAAGCGAATAACCCAAAGTTCTTAAGAAATTAAAGGCATAACCAAAACTTTTACTGGGACATTGTACTTCCGTTAAAAACAATGTTTATACCTGCCAGACGGAAACCAAACCCAGAAAGTAACAATGTGGTGATGCAAAGCACAAGTAAAAAAGGCAGGATGCCTTCATTCGTACCACAGATCTGCACTGGGCCTTTAGGATGTAGCTTCCCTGGCACCAGCGCACTGCCAGGCCAAGCGTGTGGGGTTGTGCTGCTTTCATATGGCCACACTGCGTTACATCGCGTCCATCTTCTGGACAGAACCGGAGCATTATAAACATTTACCACATCCACCAGAAACCCTGCGCTAGGATCTATTTCCTCACCCCACCCTACATATGTGCACACTATCCTCTCACTTGTAGAGATGTTTCCTTCAGGGGAGACTCGTGTTTTCATGTTTAACGCTTTTGAGCACAACTAATGTAATGGATGCGCATAAATGGAAGATAAACACTTCCACTGAAAGATTAAGATATTTATGTAAATATACGGTCCACTTCACCGCTGTACATGTGCTGCTATTAACCTATTAGACATCTACCTCACACTGTCGATCAATCTAAACGTTTAAGCCCTTGTGTTCACATTTCAACAACTTTTTGTATGTAACAAAGAGTTAGCTAGCACGCTAGTTATCCTAGCTAGCTCATTAGGACGCTTACTCATCAGTTATAAACAGTGACACAATATCAAGATACATCGATTTATTTGTCGAATAATCGTCTGATACACTCGATGAAGACACTGTAGATATCGTCCACGCCACGCAGGCAGCTACACggataaatgtgtatttaaaacGGGCATGTGAGCTCTGACGGTAGCATGCAGGTCCAGTTAGCTCCACCAGGACGGGACAAAGCCCGTGTGGGTCTGCACGGTGTGGGGAGGAGGCAGGAGGTCTGTGTGGGGAGAGGTCGGTGTATGGGGAGGTCTGCACGGTGAACCCTTGTACACTCCCTCTGGTCCCTCGAGTGGCTCATCCGTCCACCCAGCTCGTTATCTAATATACCCACAACTCACATCCCTCTAACCCCAACAGCCCCAGACCTTCTGGAAACACAatgtagctctctctctccatctctctctctctccatctctctctctctccatctctcttcacAGCTAGTCTGGTACTCTCACAGTTGTGTGGAGCTGGCCAGCCTGCTGGGGCGATAAGGGAGGTTATCCGGAGCTAAAGGTGAACACCAGCCCGGTTATCCGGAGGTGAACACCAGTGATGTCCGAGTGTATCACACATCCAGGCGGCGTCGCGTCTCGTGTTATAACACTAATATCACCACAGCTGGGCTGGCCTACTGCAGCTAGCACTAGCCGGCTAGCTAGCCCTAATGAAGCTGTAGGTTAGTAGCCAAGAGCTTCACCAAACACAGCGGAGTTATTAGGTGTTAATTAAGTGTATTATGTGTTAATTAAGTGTGTTATTATGTGTGTTATCGGTCTGAATATGATGTTTCCACGCTAATGTAAGAATAAAATACTAGTTACCTAGCAACTCAGAATAGGGCTGTTAGCTCGCTATGGCTAACTACCTAGCAACATTAGCTGGCTAGAAAAGGATTTATCTTTCTACACAGGCGTAAACTCGAGAGTGATAATTAAATAAAACTTTTTACTTACAATTTACGTTTGAACGTGTTCATTCTTCAGCGGTTCATGGCGAAATGTAAGGGTGTAATCTGGGTGGCCATCCCGACCGGGGTGTGTTTACTGGGCAGGCTGCTTCAAACTAGTCGGCTAGCTCGCTAAAGCTACAGGCAGGAAACGGTCGTGGAAAGTAGAGAGTGCGCATGCGCGACCGAATAACGTGAACAGGGTCGTTCAGCTGTGAAGATCTTCTGATTTGTTTAACAAAGATGAGCAGTTGGTAAATTTGACACAAATGTGGTAGTCCACGGGTTTTCCCACCACGAAATATTTATTGTAAAATGCCTCGTGGGAGGGTATGTAACATCAATAAATATAACCCAAATGAATATAATTTTACATAAAATAGCTGTCCAAATTATGTATGTGTAACAAAGCATGTATGCACTTCATAGCAGAGGCTAAATTTCACGTCATAAAATATACTTTAAACATGAATATTTGAAACACTTAAAGAAAAATGCGTTGTTCAAGCTATAGAAGAGAAAGTTATTTAATGGCTATAGAACATTCATTAACATTAAACACATGAAAGGATGGTCATTGCACTAAATGTACATTGTACATCTAGACATGCTTATAAAAGATGTTAGGACTttaaacatagaacatacaAGGTAAACATTAATGACAAATGACTcacataaaaaaatgtttttgctaTGTTCATGCAATTAAAAGAAGTGTGTGTTACCTGAATCCATATTAAATATGACATTTAGCCACTTAATCCCTTAAATAAACCTAAAAAAGTTTAGGGAGCTGTCTTAACCTGCTGAGATCCAGGAAGTTTCCAACAGACCCCTGAGTGTCGGGGAGCGCTGGAGGTGACTGGTTCTCAGACAGAGAGGACCTCTGGAGGGGAAGGACACGTTTTACACAGTTCTCCTTGTCTCCACTTGCTGCACCTTGGGACAAAAGCTGCATTTTGGGGCGCAAGTCTCGGATTAACTGGCTTTGTGAATTTTGAGGAGATGCGCGGAGAAGGGGATTGGTTTCCGGCCTCTTGTTGGTTAGAGGTTTCAGAATAAAACCAGTTCCATTTTCCCTCTTTTGTCCGCCATTTTCTGAAGTGTCGAGGGGCAGTGAACAGCCGATAGCAGAGTCTGTGTGTGCTCTCTGTGCTCGAGTCtcttcaccaccatcatcatcatcctcttcctcctcactggATGCTCCCCCCTCCATTAGCCCATATCTCCTCATGTACATGCAAGTGGCTAGCGACATGTTGCTTGGGGACACCAAGCTCAGCCCGGCGCTACTTTTATCCAGTGGCGTCCTTCCGAAGAGCGTGGCACCCGGGTTGGAGCGTGCCCCGGGCCACCGTCCTCCCAGCGAGAGCCTGGACAGCTGAGAGTCGCTCAGGTACTTCAGTGCGATGGCGTTGGCCTCCAGGCTCAGATCCGCCCCGCCGCTCAGCCCCCATAAGCTGGTCCCCACCGGCTCGGACAGAGACAGCCTCGGAATCACAGCTTCGGGGTTTATGCAAGCCAGGGTGCTGGACACAAACAGGACGTGTTAAAAAACGTAAACAACTAAATAAAGACCACAAGTCAAAAATAGTCACAAGTAGGGGAATCTCGGTTGGCCAGGTGAGGCAAGGGTCAACACCACGTACGGTCGTTTCCCTCATGAACTAGAACGGCGGGGGGAGTTAAGAGGCTGGAGCCGTTTTATATACCTGGTGCTCTCCACAGTAGAGCGGCTGACCCCGCTAGAGGATGAATGGAGATCCACGGTCACCCCGAGGTTGTGCAGCTGCTTTAGGGTGGCACTGAACACCTGATCCTGCTCAGAGACAGCTGCTCTCTTCTCTGGGCTCCGACCCTTGGGCCTCGGCTTGTGTTGGGGAGACGTGCTGCGTCTCACACTGGGATCTTGTTCCATCCGTGATTCTTCCGTCACAGAATCCTGGAGACGATTTTTCACTTGACCCTGTAAAGAGAATGTAGCTGTGATGTGTACTTTTTGAGAAAGTAATATCTAGACCACTATTAAAGTACACAATGGCATATTCTAATTATAAAAAAATCCCAATGAGGATCTTACCAGTAATTCCTGATAGAATCTCTGGTCATGTACTTCTGTCTCCCCAGAGGAGAGCTCCATGTCCAGAGACTGGGAGTTGTAATAACTGCTCGCACTCTCCCCTAACACAGGGCTCTGAAATGAAGGGACTTCTGTATTTGATGATGTGCTGGAAAAGACAAAAACATAAGCAGTTACTGCAGTTATTATTACAGCTACTTTAAGCACCAGAATTGTAATaaaatatcacaaaaaatattttaatccAATGCTTCACTGAATCTCGTTTGACCCTGAAATCTGAATGCAGTTGTAAAATGCGTTTCAAGATGAATGCATTCAAGGACAGTGACACTctttttgaaaagatttcaGCGTAATTTCTTCGTCCTCCTGGTTCTTCATGCCTCATATTTTGTGCTTTATTGTAGTCAACTCTGTCCACTTCGACGCAATGACCACATCTCGTCTTGTTCGCTAAAATGGAGCCATCAGACACAGAATGGCTTGCTGTAAAAGTACGCATGAGATCGTACTTGTTTTGCGGAGACCTGGTGGAGTGGAGAGCAGTTACAGCGCTGGGATCTCCTCCACTGTGGTTCGCCTCCTCCTCAGAGTTCAGTCCTGAGGACGCCGTACTATGATCAGAGGTCTGCCAAAGAGCCTCCGGGGGATTCTGGGGAGGCTGGTCATCATCTGGGGGGCCATGACCCGGGCAACTCCAGAACAAACTGGCACCTGTGTGAACATTTGCACCAGTTAAGCTCTCCAGCACTTTCGTAACCCAGAGTGGACGACGTACAGTTGAGGGAGATGTGACAGTTTTGCAGGCACCTGTTCCAACGGCGACGCTCACACTCGTCTTCTTTTGAGGTTCAGATAACACGGGCGTCTGAATGGCCTGCTCCTGCTGCCCACGATGCACCTCTGTAGATGTTTGTGACGGCTCCGAGACCTTACTCTGAGCGTCAAGCAGTTTCTGAATCTGAGGGTCAGAGTataaaaaaagtaaatatcACATTCAATGCAAACATTCCAAAATTGATGTAAATATATTCAAAGCAGAATTGATGATCAAGGAAAATAACAGTACTGATGCCATCTCGTCACTAggtaacccaacacacacacacacacacacacacacacacacacacacacacacacacacacacacacacacacacacacacacacacacacacacacacacacacacacacacacaaccacttgAAAGAAGTCACTGTACATGTCTGCCTCATGTTTAACTTTCAACGTTACTGCCCTGGTGTTTCAAGAGTGGTTTTGACTTTAAGCAGGTGAGAGTGTTAAATGTAGCTTTCCATGTAGATGGTGTTGGATATGAAATATGTGAATAAACACAGACTGGATAGAAACATGTCTAAATGCAACATGTGGACAGTCACATTTAAGAAAAAAGTTGGTCATGGAAACCATCTCTGACCTGTGCAAACTGCTAGTACCAGTTCCTCATGCTAGAAAGATCACTAGACCTCAAAGTTTCAGTTTATTTTCAATTCCCAAAACATCACAGGAATTTAAACCTCAAAATATTCCCTTTTCACAATCACGTAAAGATGTTCTTACCACTGTTGTGGTGTTTAGTTTCATACATggacactttttttttaaccaaccTGTGCCTGAAGGAGCTTCAGCTGCCGGTCCTGGTCCTTCAGCATCCTGTAGGCGTCAGCGGGAAGAAGGGCCAtggcgccctctagtggcgCAACAGAGCCAGGCTGGCCGGTGCAGCCAGACTGGATGTGGCAACACTGGGCCTGGCAGGGTGATGCGGCCAGCTCCAAAGGTCCACCGCTGGGGCCGGCCGCAGGGCCGTGGGACGCACGCACCGGAGAGAAGTGCGAGGGAACACCGGCGTGGCAGACGGGGGTCCGAGCAGGGGACCCACGGCAGCTTTGAGCctggtgtgttggggagaggcgGCAGTCCCCACGCGGGCTACCTTCAGCGGGGCAGTGGACGGGGTTGCTGGAGGCCACGTGCACAGGTGCGGGATGAACTGGAGTTCCTTGCCAGGTGTTGCTTTGGTACACAGGCGCGTGGCCATGGTGAGCAGGACAGCAGGTGCAGGACGTGGAGGCAGGGGTGCTGTGGAAGAGCCTGTGCTGTGGAGGCTGGGGCAGTGGGGTTTGATCCGCAACCACAGTGGCTATTCTGGAGCAACTGTGGCTTGACGCTGGAGGTCCAGACGGGGAGGTCTGGTGAGCGTGGGCTGTGCTTGCAAAACCCTGTCCAGGAATCTGAGTGCGCTGGTGGAAAGAGCCATTCAAAGAGCCAGCCTTGGGCGAAGAAGACGACGACGAAGACGGTGAAGACGAGAGGCCGCTGCTTAACTTCTGGCCCATGGAGGGAATGGACTTTCTACTCAGTGAGGGTTTTGGTGTTGGGTGCAGAGCAGCGGGCTTTGATCGGCTGGCTCTTGGTTGGGACAGCACTGGCGTCAGAGGTTTCCTGATGGTGGGAGTTTCCATCGTGCCACTCTGAGATGTTGGGTTTGTACCAGTCCGGGAATGATGGCTACTGCTTCTGCGCTGAGCACTTGATTGGGTAGGATGAGGGAAGGCGGGGTCATGGGAATCTACCTTCCCGACTAGGAAGCTGCCATCCAACACCATGGAGAGTTCAGGCACAGAGGGCTCAACCTGTCTCAGCTGGGTGGGGGGTAAATAAACACCATGTTAGGCACAGAGCCACTGCTAGAGTTCTCGTAGTATTGGCTGACGGTGTGAGAGCTGCCCGACCTGCTGGCTgacggggtgggggttgggagaAGGCCGTGGAGAAAGGTCTTCATCTTCTACACCCGAGTCATGGTCACTGATGGACAGTCTGTTCTGCCCTGTGGCTGATGGCTCAgcggctcctccccctccatcacttcaacaacaacaagaaaaaTTCCACCAAGTAGTTATATGGCTGGTTCCTGCACTTTTGCATTTTCCACACTAACAACAGAATCAGCTATGTACATTAGCAGCTACTGTTCTAtctaatatatacatatttttaTTCAAATCAAGTCCACTCTACCTTGACAACGCTGAACGAGATAGCACCTCTTTAAAGAGTTCAGCCTCCCGACTCTGGCCATCAGCACCAAGTTCAAACAGCAGGGACTTTCCCTCCAACGGTTCCACATTCTGCAGGCACAAAAACACACCCATACGTACATGACTTCAAAAGCATCAgtcaccatcacacatcacttCATTTAATAAACAGGCGACTTCTTCTGTTCTCCGCACCACAGCACAGTTCACTAATGTGCAGTTTTCATTCAAGGGTTTTTATACCATAGACTAGACATTGTGAGGAATATTCTCCCATGTATTAATTTACTGTATGCAGGTTCATTGATGTTTTAAAAATTATGTccatttgtttatttaattaagaaccAAGTTAACAGAGAAATTAAGCAAATTAGATAAATCAGTCAGCACCGCTGGATCAAACAGTGTAATAGGAAAGCCTTACACCTTGATGCAAGCTCACAAGGTCATGGCCTCACAACAGACCTTGTAAAGCGCGAGTGACTCTGTGCTGACGAGAAGCTGAAAGCCGTCCTTCGAGTCGCTGTGCAGCTTACACTGGAAGAACTCCGGGTCTCGGTGGGTGAGCGAGTACAGCACCACCAGGAATGTGTTGCCATCCGACAGCACTCTGAAAGACACGCAACAATTCACCATGACCTTGACAAGGCTGCATGTGAACATGGCCTAACTTCAATTTTTTTTGCATGCGTACTGGATAAGAtagattttgtttttcactCAACACGTCTGCGGTAAGAAGAAATGATAAAAGCTGACAAGACGACGATAAAGAataaaacagcaaaaaataaatgcattttaaaaaaagaaagagaggctGGTCTTCAAAAGgcatctcagtgtgtgtgtgctaacgaCAGCTGAAGTGCTTGAACAGCAGGCTGGATGAACAGATGGGTGTGGCACTCACCTGTCCTGGAAGGAGGAGCCGTGCAAGTATCTGAGACACCACGCCCACACCACAGGATTATGTATGTGGGTGACCCCACTTAGCCATCTGTCACAAAAGAGCAGAGTAACTCCAACAACCTTCACTAACCACCCACTTAACTTACACGCCTCCCTGGAGACACCCAAGAAGGGTGTGATTAATGGAGATTGAATTACAGTACAACACAATGTGCTTAATGATGGCAAAAACCAGTAAGCAAATGTTTAAAACGGATAACGCCAACTAGTCTGACTGCTGAAACGCTAGCCTAGAATTAAGCTGGAGACACCCTTTATATCACCAGTAAGTGACTGAACAGTTGTTTCTTGCAGTATGTCATGGTTGCGCTCACTTTGACAGGTTTGGGGTTGAAACCATAATGTGGGAGAATAGCAGGAGTATTACAGTATGTGATACTGGTGGAGTCACCATGATACTGGAGTAAGGGTGGTGGGAGGGGGTGCTTTCGTAGGTGGTCATCATGTCTTGGTTAGTGAAAGGATGAATTGATAAACATTGAAGTGTCAAGTGTTGCACGAGGAAGAAGCTACTTACACTCCTACGAGAGGCAGGGTGTACGCTTTGGGGTCCGACTCCAACATGAGGAGCAGTTTTCGGGTTTGGTCCATAGTCAGGAATCTGGATATGCAGACACAAAActaatattaaaaaaaaaaaaaaaaaaaaaaaaaaccaaaaaacattCAACATATTCAACATAAAAtaagtattttagacattgtaGCTGATGCTATATATTAAGGTTGTTTCATCTTGTATTCAAATGCAAACTATTTAACAAACATTTCTTGCTTTTAAACAGTCAATGTGTCTGGGGGCGTGGCCTCACCCTCGCCTCCCCCCGGTGGAGTGCAGGGGCTGGCCAATGCTGGCCGGGCTACTCAGGTTCCTGGCCAGCGCGGTGGGGATGATGGGCACCGCCCGCACGGGGACGGCCTGGAGGCGGCCGGCCGGCGTCAGTGCCGCCCAGCGCAGCCCGAAGCTCAGCCTGTCCATCACCTCCGAGCAGCTGAGCCGGACGCGCAGGCTGAGCAGCTTGGACAGATCCAGCGTCTCTCTGCTACTGCAGCAGTGCTGCAGCAGCTGGGAAAACGTAAGTAGAGAGTTTAGTAcgttaaacacaaatacacctacTGACCAAGGAGGGGGCATTAGTGCCAGGTGACAGTATTACACCACaatctttacttttttattttttatctctGGTGACTTTTTTCCCCCCTTTATCTCTCCATTAAAACATGCATGTACAATCTATTCCTTAGAAAGACAAACTTAAAAGCACTTAGCATTTAATATGCTTACTGAAGGACAGCTAAAGCTGTTCAGTCAGTAATTGCCTGTCCCTCAGGTAAGACCAATTCACACCTTTGGCACCTGTTACTGATGGGCAGTATCACCTGCCAGGGGAAGGGGCCCCATTACTATTATAACCATGTGCCATCGTCCTAGCAACAGGAGGAGAGTGCTTTTCAAACAGCTGTTCAGTCTTTAACATCTGCTACCTGCCTGCAATTTTTCAAATGCACTCATTACTTCcaccaaatgaaggaaatgatcaGATTTACATGCATCACCTTAAATGAGGTTTCATAGTCTGCTGCAGAATACACTGTGACATCGGTAGCATGCTGGCCTTCAAATAAGCACGGTACTAGAACGTCTCCAGGGAGCAGAGCAGTTGGAACTCTCCCAGACAGACCAGGCTGCTCTCTGCCAGGGTCAAATCGGTCCAGCGTTAAAGTCACCCCTTCCTCATCTACAAGACAGAAGGGCAAACACGGTTCCGTTGTGTGCCAATATGTCAACAGAATTTAAGCTGCTGCGAATGAAATAGATTTAACTCACTCACCACTGTCCACAGCTAATGTCCCaataaaaaaacatgaaaaatgAGGCTGGTTGCTCTGTCTAGCATGGCGGTGGGCCAGTCGTAATGCTTTCTCCAGAAGCAGCAGTCTGGGGTTCCTGAAACGTGTTGAGATGCTGTAGCTCAGGGGGATCAAATGTAAAACGCGCAAATACAGGAAACATGTCAATTAAACTTACCTATAAAATGAAAGGTGGAGAGTGACCACATCGCCAATAGCAGTATGGTCCCACAGGTGCATTTTAGATTGAGGAAATGTCAGAGTACTAATAACGTTCTCTGGTAACCTTAAAAAACGGGGAAATAATTTAAAGTTTGTTGCATGGTAGATATACGTGTGCCATAACACAATGTggaagggttggggttagggtttagggctggggttagggtttaggggttaTGGTTGTAATACCTTGTGGTTTGCACGGTATCTGGTCTGCACACAGCTCCAAACACATGGGAGGACAAACCCCGTAAATTCACCTGAACGCGATTCATTCTTCACAAGCAACATGCAGGTAATAAAAAAGCACAAGAAAACAATGAGCTGACTTGTTTGATCAACATATAACCCAGTCATCGAAACTGTGGTGAACAGTATTCGCTATATGAGTAATTTAATCGGTCGTTAAGTCGTTAGTAAGGAGGATTTAACCAGCGAGCTAGGTAGTTAGCCCGCTGGGTAGCATAAcaagctagctaactatcaaATTGGCTACTTACATTGGACTAATACACCTGGACTAACACACCTGGACAGACACACCTGGACTAACACACCTGGACAGACACACCTGGACTAGTGTGTAACTCGTACCTGTTCTCGCAGTGTTCCCCTAACACGCCTCGTCCTCCTGCAGCAGCGCTGAGCCTCAATGGCCGCTCCGAGTTAACGTAGGGTCAACTCTCAAATAATGCTGTTCAACTTCCAACATCGAGCGGCACGGTACGCGGCAACACATTAGTTAATGGTTAATTTCACTCGACAGTAACTTCGTATCCAGGCGAACGTGAAACGtcttggaaaaaaaaacaaaaacaaacgcgTTCATCGAGATAAGCGACTCGAAAATCAATTGTGGCGCTGTTTCCAGGTTCCAATGGCGGGGCGGGACGTTTAACCAATAGGATCACATCTGACTCCGAGCTCGACCTATCAGAGCTCGGCCCCTTAGCCCGCCCATCTTCTCAACTATTTTAAATAGTCCGTGCCACGGGCCAAGATTCTGTTTTATTTCCTGAATCTCTTCATGCAAAATATGAACTAGCTATTTCTATGTAACATACGGAAATACACATTTAAGTGGTATTTAAGAGGACTCAAAAAGAACTTTTAGACAACAGGGTCAAAATGCATACAGTTGTTTGACATCTGCGCACCAGCTAGCCAACACATACGtctaatttcttctttttttacaCTCGAGTCTTATTTATCTTTACTTTCTAACTACATACTGCATGCTTAACGATTTGTTTTTATCTCATACATATTGTATGCTATTGTCTGGAAACTAGCTAAGTAAGAATTTCATTGTATGGTGTGACCGCCTTTTTTACACTCCATATGTCAAATGACAAATAATCTGATACAATCATGTTATATAACACTGCAAGAATGCGTGTGAAATAGTTtataaaatgaaaacatttatgaacatctATGATCTATGATTTgtgctttaaaaaaattgtaAGAACTGCTTATGACATGAGTGTGTAGACAGACAAATGTTACTGAAATTACAACTGGGAGTAACTGGGAGTACCAATAAATTAATGTGATGATGATTATTAGTAATGTTTCAATATTAATTCTTACCCAAAGCGCATATGGTTCACCAGTTCATTAATCACCTCAGTTCCATAAAAGCACCGTAATTAGCCTACCTTCCATTATTAATGCCTGAAATCTGTCCTATAACATGAATTGAACCACAGGTTATGCTGCGGTTTGGCCTGTGCTACTATTAACCTGAAATTCATGACAAACGGACGaagaaatatttatacatattcatacataatatttataatatttatcTTAGGTCATGGAGGTCTATAAATACATATAATTCAGAACAAACCTACATTTTCTCATAATAATAAATAGGCCTACTCAGGTCTAAGAAGCAGTCTGGTGAATAATGTAAATCCGATGTGGAGTTGAAAGCGCGCATGCGCGGTGAGGGTCGTGGACTAGCTGGCAGTTTGGCTCACAGCCGCCGTTCCCGGAGCAACAGGGGAAATGGCGGcgctcaccaccctcactcagGTAACACCGTTAAAACATCAGCGCATCCGCACTCATCTGACTCATCACTCTGGAAACGTGCCGGTTAATGTGCCCCGCTCACACATATATTAGCAAATGGACAATTTACAGGCTTTGAATGGTGATTATTGAATAGAATTAGCTAGCATTACAGGCTAGCCAGCCAGCTAAACAGTAATGGAGCAGCTAGCGGCTCCCACTCAGTGACGAGCTAACGTAGCTAACCGAGCTAACGTAGCTAACCGAGCTAACGTAGCTAAACGAGCTAACGTAGCTAAACGAGGCTAAACGAGCTAACGTAGCTAAACGAGCTAACGGAGCTAAACGAGCTAACGGAGCTAAACGAGCTAACGGAGCTAAACGAGCTAACGTAGCTAAACGAGCTAACGGAGCTAAACGAGCTAACGGAGCTAAACTAGCCGCCTGCTGTAGGTTACAAAACGACTCGTAAAATCACACTCGTCTAAAGGGTGCGGGCCAGTGTGGCTCTTCAATAGCACCAGCGAACTGTTGTTTGTTGCTTTATTAAGGATAAACTATGTGCATTGTAGGTCTTGGCTAAGCTAACCTTGCTAACTACTTTAATTACCAAGATAGATAGTTAGCGTGCTAGCTACCTGCCCAGCCAAAGTGCGCATAACGGAACCTAAATTCATCTGTTGGTCGTGTAACTACATCACGTATTTAGCtgcgtgtgtggtgttgtagagcTGCTACCGTTAGCTAGCTACAATAATATTGCGGACACATTTTTAGGCTCTCGCATGTTAGCTGTCCGTTACACTTCCAGCGGAACTCATTCAGGTAATGTGAGCTAGCAGCAGGGTTAGGGTTCTCCTGGGTTAGTACTCCAGCAGGGTTAGAGTTCTCCTGGGTTAGTGCTCCAGCAGGGTTAGTACTCCAGCAGGGTTAGAGTTCTCCTGGGTTAGTGCTCCAGCAGGGTTAGTGCTCCAGCAGGGTTAGTGCTCCAGGAGGGTTAGGGTTCTCCTGGGTTAGTACTCCAGCAGGGTTAGGGCTCCAGCAGGGTTAGGGCTCCAGCAGGGTTAGTGCTCTCCTGGGTTAGTGCTCTCCTGGGTTAGTGCTCTCCTGGGTTAGGGCTCTCCTGGGTTAGTGCTCCGTCCCCCACTTGATGTATCAGTGTTTAGCAAATGTTAAGACCTTCTGTGGGGAGTAAATACAGATACGCAGTCACCCAGATATATTCGTGGACCGTTATTTATCTCTCTGACACTGGGGTTTATCTAGGGTTAGTGTAACCATTCTAAGGGAAGCACTAATCAGATTTAACACTCTGACACcgcctctgtgtctgtctacatCGCTGACCTAGCTAGCTGTCTTACATTGCATCTGTATTCCAGCCACGAATGTGAGACGGCTTTCTCTAGCGGATTAGCCCGTCTCTGTCAGCAATTATCAGCTCTGATTGTTCACATCATTATAATTCTCTTTATCTTGGCAGTTGTCTTGTCTAATCTAGTCTAAGAAGTCTAATCAGACGTCTTGGTGGCTGGGTTATCTCAAATTACGACAAAACTACaataaaacaacacaatgtGCAGGCCGTTTATCATTACAACAGCAGCATTTAGCCAGTTGTCAGTTTGTTTTCATTCTGGACCTTTAGCTACATGACTGTCACGTCGTGATGATGAAAGCTGGTTTTTTCTTTCAGTTGTCGAGTGGGAA
It includes:
- the stil gene encoding SCL-interrupting locus protein homolog isoform X1, whose translation is MNRVQVNLRGLSSHVFGAVCRPDTVQTTRLPENVISTLTFPQSKMHLWDHTAIGDVVTLHLSFYRNPRLLLLEKALRLAHRHARQSNQPHFSCFFIGTLAVDSDEEGVTLTLDRFDPGREQPGLSGRVPTALLPGDVLVPCLFEGQHATDVTVYSAADYETSFKLLQHCCSSRETLDLSKLLSLRVRLSCSEVMDRLSFGLRWAALTPAGRLQAVPVRAVPIIPTALARNLSSPASIGQPLHSTGGRRGFLTMDQTRKLLLMLESDPKAYTLPLVGVWLSGVTHIHNPVVWAWCLRYLHGSSFQDRVLSDGNTFLVVLYSLTHRDPEFFQCKLHSDSKDGFQLLVSTESLALYKNVEPLEGKSLLFELGADGQSREAELFKEVLSRSALSSDGGGGAAEPSATGQNRLSISDHDSGVEDEDLSPRPSPNPHPVSQQLRQVEPSVPELSMVLDGSFLVGKVDSHDPAFPHPTQSSAQRRSSSHHSRTGTNPTSQSGTMETPTIRKPLTPVLSQPRASRSKPAALHPTPKPSLSRKSIPSMGQKLSSGLSSSPSSSSSSSPKAGSLNGSFHQRTQIPGQGFASTAHAHQTSPSGPPASSHSCSRIATVVADQTPLPQPPQHRLFHSTPASTSCTCCPAHHGHAPVYQSNTWQGTPVHPAPVHVASSNPVHCPAEGSPRGDCRLSPTHQAQSCRGSPARTPVCHAGVPSHFSPVRASHGPAAGPSGGPLELAASPCQAQCCHIQSGCTGQPGSVAPLEGAMALLPADAYRMLKDQDRQLKLLQAQIQKLLDAQSKVSEPSQTSTEVHRGQQEQAIQTPVLSEPQKKTSVSVAVGTGASLFWSCPGHGPPDDDQPPQNPPEALWQTSDHSTASSGLNSEEEANHSGGDPSAVTALHSTRSPQNNTSSNTEVPSFQSPVLGESASSYYNSQSLDMELSSGETEVHDQRFYQELLGQVKNRLQDSVTEESRMEQDPSVRRSTSPQHKPRPKGRSPEKRAAVSEQDQVFSATLKQLHNLGVTVDLHSSSSGVSRSTVESTSTLACINPEAVIPRLSLSEPVGTSLWGLSGGADLSLEANAIALKYLSDSQLSRLSLGGRWPGARSNPGATLFGRTPLDKSSAGLSLVSPSNMSLATCMYMRRYGLMEGGASSEEEEDDDDGGEETRAQRAHTDSAIGCSLPLDTSENGGQKRENGTGFILKPLTNKRPETNPLLRASPQNSQSQLIRDLRPKMQLLSQGAASGDKENCVKRVLPLQRSSLSENQSPPALPDTQGSVGNFLDLSRLRQLPKLF